A single genomic interval of Aureliella helgolandensis harbors:
- a CDS encoding sigma-54-dependent transcriptional regulator, protein MLKLLIVDDEPNLLYSLKKGLESDDLCVITAETAEQGIASVREQRPDAVILDVRLPDMSGLDAFALIQAIDARLPVIIITAFSTTDTAIEAMKRGAFEYLLKPVEFEQLYNTVNRALEISRMSRVPATFEIAGIEDANADQIVGRSQAMQEVYKAIGQVAPQDVNALILGESGTGKEMVARAIYQHSRRSQGPFLAINCAALPEALLESDLFGHERGAFTGAEQRRIGKFEQVDRGTIFLDEIGDMTPATQAKVLRLLQDGSFERVGSNETLRVDVRVIAATNRNLTQMVQEGDFREDLFYRLSVFTLELPPLRERPDDIPIFVEHFVQLFNHGFGKQIRAIHPETLRLLQNYRWPGNVRELQSAIKHALVRNVGEVLSPDSLPATCRESHSTTAQQQAAPVDAEVLRDYISRLLDDGHADIYSSLHNEIDRILLPEVLNHVDGNQARASEVLGIARSTLRSKIADLGLLFEKRLKSDSGRKE, encoded by the coding sequence GTGTTGAAACTATTAATAGTCGATGACGAACCCAACCTCCTTTATTCACTGAAAAAGGGGCTTGAGTCCGACGATCTTTGCGTCATCACCGCCGAGACTGCGGAACAGGGAATTGCATCGGTTCGCGAACAACGGCCGGATGCCGTTATTCTCGATGTACGTCTGCCCGACATGTCCGGCCTCGACGCCTTCGCGCTCATCCAAGCCATCGATGCGCGGCTCCCAGTAATCATCATCACAGCGTTCTCCACCACGGACACTGCAATTGAGGCGATGAAACGCGGAGCCTTCGAGTACCTACTCAAGCCAGTTGAATTTGAGCAACTGTACAACACCGTTAATCGTGCCCTAGAAATTAGTCGCATGAGCCGGGTCCCAGCCACATTCGAAATCGCTGGCATTGAAGACGCCAATGCCGATCAGATCGTCGGTCGCTCGCAAGCGATGCAAGAGGTCTACAAAGCCATTGGGCAGGTTGCGCCGCAAGACGTCAATGCTTTGATTCTGGGGGAGAGTGGGACAGGCAAAGAAATGGTAGCGCGTGCCATCTATCAACATAGCCGACGAAGCCAAGGTCCGTTTTTGGCGATCAATTGCGCGGCGTTACCCGAGGCGTTATTGGAAAGCGACCTCTTTGGTCATGAGCGAGGGGCGTTCACCGGGGCAGAGCAACGTCGTATCGGCAAATTCGAACAGGTCGATCGAGGCACCATCTTCTTGGATGAAATCGGTGACATGACGCCCGCCACGCAGGCCAAGGTCCTGCGGCTATTGCAAGACGGCAGCTTCGAACGCGTCGGTAGCAACGAAACCTTGCGTGTCGACGTGCGCGTTATCGCTGCCACCAATCGCAATCTAACTCAGATGGTCCAAGAAGGGGACTTTCGCGAAGATCTCTTCTACCGCCTGAGCGTCTTTACTCTTGAACTTCCTCCGCTGCGCGAACGACCCGACGATATCCCCATCTTCGTTGAACACTTTGTCCAGCTCTTCAATCATGGCTTCGGCAAACAAATCCGAGCCATCCACCCCGAGACGCTCCGCCTGCTGCAAAACTACCGCTGGCCAGGCAATGTGCGCGAACTACAGAGCGCCATCAAACATGCTTTGGTTCGAAATGTGGGTGAAGTCCTCTCCCCCGATTCGCTGCCAGCTACCTGCCGCGAATCGCACTCGACCACCGCACAACAACAAGCCGCTCCGGTCGATGCTGAAGTTTTGCGAGACTACATCAGCCGCCTGCTCGACGATGGCCATGCCGACATTTACTCATCGCTCCACAATGAGATTGACCGGATCCTGCTACCGGAAGTTCTCAACCATGTCGACGGCAACCAAGCCCGCGCCAGCGAAGTTCTGGGGATCGCGCGAAGCACGCTTCGCTCGAAAATTGCCGACCTGGGCTTGTTGTTCGAAAAGCGGTTGAAATCCGACTCGGGGCGCAAAGAATAG
- a CDS encoding carbonic anhydrase: MRCTTHNSSFVRARLQAAWHRISSILSVPASPPSAAARGSQPRRLHRFEPQHFSSLSALRASANSGAREIFLIGCSDQGPALEDLSFAPPDSMLIQQNLAASIPSAGNHDDVTSLATVEYAVALAHARHIIVCGHTACQVIPYWLNSTARAHNACPYYLQFEREVRRVVDREYGSRISATERLRLMLEEQTLFQLENLQALTCVQQRLATGELHLHAWLVDDATARIKTYLPQSGQFIPIEESSATPPVPCHH, encoded by the coding sequence ATGAGATGCACGACTCACAACTCCTCCTTCGTCCGGGCCAGGCTGCAAGCCGCATGGCATCGGATCAGCTCAATCTTGTCGGTACCTGCTAGCCCTCCAAGTGCCGCCGCACGTGGTTCGCAGCCCCGTAGACTCCACCGCTTCGAACCGCAACACTTCAGCTCGCTCAGTGCACTGCGGGCCTCAGCGAACAGTGGTGCGCGTGAGATCTTCTTGATTGGTTGCTCCGACCAAGGTCCAGCCCTCGAGGATCTCTCTTTCGCACCGCCAGATTCGATGCTCATTCAACAAAACTTGGCTGCCTCCATTCCCTCCGCTGGCAATCATGACGATGTGACCTCTTTGGCCACCGTGGAATACGCGGTAGCCCTCGCACATGCGCGGCATATCATCGTGTGTGGCCATACCGCTTGCCAAGTGATTCCCTACTGGTTGAATTCAACGGCTCGCGCTCACAACGCCTGTCCGTATTACCTGCAGTTCGAACGGGAGGTTCGACGGGTTGTGGATAGGGAGTACGGAAGTCGAATCTCCGCTACCGAGCGCCTCCGCCTCATGCTGGAAGAACAAACGCTGTTCCAACTTGAAAACCTCCAGGCGCTCACGTGTGTCCAGCAACGGCTAGCAACGGGCGAGTTGCACTTGCATGCTTGGTTAGTCGACGACGCCACCGCGCGAATCAAGACCTATCTTCCTCAATCCGGCCAATTCATTCCAATTGAAGAATCCTCCGCTACCCCACCGGTGCCTTGTCACCACTGA
- a CDS encoding tetratricopeptide repeat protein — translation MLAIITRSQSLLDTRSTWFRVALLVGICWVAQTGCRRRIPIHVWQPAQVETGPHTKIALAPVAGDSELARRFEDALMAQRPSASADVALFTSEQLLARSPVRLASTSALNNDSIAIEAAKAVGATVLLQGEVVTSDMDLSGTERPQPSKVDYNNLFFAKRNQGDSKQEKLLISWRVVDVDSSKTIGTHVTSLRTEEARQQYPDLDALSQDDTDLLISASARETWKAVSPIVVQDEVKLAVPYFQLGSWSVRRGVRAAKRGDWQAAEKHWQRTADIFWFNAAAQHNLAIAMAAREDFSNAKLQLQKATGPLAFRLPHESLFWLDSHHRAYYQAHGLPKPSEGWAFPDPEDSPPLTPAPPIELDALPWWTAIPFAKPPGWTWVDWLTQPWVY, via the coding sequence ATGCTTGCTATTATTACCCGCTCTCAATCCCTGCTTGACACGCGATCGACTTGGTTCCGAGTTGCTCTCTTGGTAGGAATATGCTGGGTGGCCCAAACGGGCTGTCGGCGACGCATACCGATCCACGTTTGGCAGCCTGCTCAAGTCGAAACCGGCCCTCATACAAAAATTGCGTTGGCCCCAGTGGCGGGCGATTCGGAATTGGCCCGCAGATTTGAAGATGCGTTGATGGCCCAGCGTCCCTCTGCCAGTGCCGATGTCGCTCTGTTCACCTCGGAACAACTCCTGGCTCGCTCGCCCGTGCGACTGGCATCTACTTCCGCACTCAACAACGACTCCATCGCTATCGAAGCAGCCAAAGCAGTCGGTGCCACTGTTCTACTACAGGGTGAAGTCGTTACCTCTGATATGGATCTGTCGGGTACCGAGCGGCCGCAACCCAGCAAAGTGGATTACAACAATCTCTTCTTTGCGAAACGCAATCAAGGCGATTCCAAGCAGGAGAAACTACTCATTTCGTGGCGAGTTGTCGACGTTGACTCGAGTAAAACCATTGGCACGCACGTCACCTCACTGCGCACCGAAGAGGCCAGACAACAATATCCCGACCTCGATGCCCTGAGTCAGGACGATACCGATTTACTCATTTCGGCGAGTGCTCGGGAAACCTGGAAAGCCGTTTCTCCCATCGTTGTCCAGGACGAAGTCAAATTAGCGGTCCCGTATTTCCAATTAGGATCCTGGAGTGTTCGCCGTGGCGTACGGGCAGCCAAGCGGGGCGACTGGCAAGCTGCGGAAAAACACTGGCAACGCACTGCCGATATTTTCTGGTTCAATGCGGCAGCCCAGCATAATCTCGCCATCGCGATGGCCGCACGAGAGGATTTCAGCAACGCCAAACTCCAATTGCAAAAGGCCACTGGACCGCTCGCCTTTCGCCTGCCGCACGAATCGCTGTTCTGGCTCGATTCCCATCATCGCGCCTACTATCAAGCGCATGGACTCCCCAAACCGTCCGAGGGTTGGGCCTTTCCAGATCCCGAGGATTCGCCGCCATTGACTCCAGCCCCACCTATTGAGCTGGATGCTTTGCCCTGGTGGACTGCCATCCCCTTTGCCAAACCGCCAGGATGGACGTGGGTGGACTGGCTAACGCAACCCTGGGTCTACTGA
- a CDS encoding cyclic nucleotide-binding domain-containing protein, whose protein sequence is MALESVEIQRPDRWSHPLDAAMTDVAVAELLALPPFSEMDRERFARNTPLDDVLRNDSRILQLEAGDLIFREGQYGGTAYLVLQGDVRIFLSRLLPGDRQQRSSAWSGQNWLSFFSKRRRKGNTHRRGGQDTRRQPRRAETPQPARPAEIGYRGSGTETRVFLQDVPGVLADHSTTSVSAGELFGEMAAVTRSPREFTAVAETRCTVLEIRWQGLKLLKQDPAFRAILDERYRRDVLQTHLHETKQFRFVPESHLEAVVESAKLESFGNMEWYAEYRKQSGKQAREKISAEPLIAEEGSYATGVWILRGGFARLSRRQGAGHRTLAYLGKGHVFGMEELAHNLLFAQGTAPLPYQESLRAIGYVDALFIPKQVVNEHILPFVRSTDLPQKIESPRYQFGAPVIDAPLDIGEQSVETGLLEYLVDLRLMNGLKAMVIDTDRCTRCDDCVKACANTHGGTPVFEREGPQYGKWMFAQACMHCADPVCMIGCPTGAIHRDSESGLVQINDQTCIGCKSCAESCPYENIRMVMSTDKMGRAQVDRNTGLPILQASKCDFCVDLGKQPSCQAACPHDALFRLDMSDVKQVNQRMGRKAG, encoded by the coding sequence ATGGCATTGGAATCGGTTGAAATCCAACGACCTGATCGCTGGAGCCATCCCTTGGATGCAGCGATGACAGATGTGGCGGTTGCAGAACTACTCGCGCTACCCCCGTTTTCCGAAATGGACCGAGAACGGTTTGCTCGCAATACACCCTTGGATGATGTGTTGCGCAATGATTCGCGAATTTTGCAGTTGGAAGCGGGCGACTTAATTTTCCGAGAAGGGCAATACGGAGGCACCGCATATTTGGTGCTGCAGGGAGATGTGCGAATCTTCTTATCGCGTTTGCTGCCCGGTGATCGGCAGCAGAGGTCCTCGGCCTGGAGCGGGCAGAATTGGCTGAGCTTCTTTTCCAAACGGCGTAGGAAGGGCAATACCCACCGCCGAGGTGGACAGGATACGCGCCGCCAACCGCGGCGTGCCGAAACGCCTCAGCCGGCGCGTCCCGCGGAAATTGGCTACCGCGGGAGTGGGACTGAGACTCGAGTCTTTTTGCAAGACGTTCCGGGAGTTCTCGCGGATCACTCAACGACTTCGGTATCGGCGGGCGAATTGTTCGGAGAGATGGCGGCGGTTACCCGTTCTCCGCGTGAGTTCACTGCTGTGGCTGAAACACGTTGTACAGTGTTGGAGATTCGCTGGCAGGGGTTAAAGTTGCTTAAGCAGGACCCTGCTTTTCGGGCGATTCTAGACGAACGCTATCGCCGGGACGTCTTGCAAACGCACCTCCATGAAACCAAACAATTTCGTTTTGTGCCCGAATCCCATTTAGAAGCGGTGGTCGAGTCGGCCAAATTGGAGTCGTTTGGCAATATGGAATGGTATGCGGAGTACCGCAAGCAATCAGGCAAGCAAGCTCGAGAGAAGATCTCCGCGGAACCGCTGATTGCTGAAGAGGGGAGTTACGCGACGGGGGTGTGGATTCTGCGAGGTGGATTTGCGAGGCTCAGTCGACGGCAAGGCGCTGGGCATCGAACCTTGGCCTATTTAGGAAAGGGGCATGTGTTTGGCATGGAGGAATTGGCGCATAACCTGCTCTTTGCGCAGGGGACCGCCCCCCTGCCCTACCAAGAATCCTTGCGGGCGATCGGCTATGTCGATGCTTTGTTTATTCCCAAACAAGTAGTGAACGAACATATCCTTCCCTTTGTTCGCTCGACCGACTTGCCGCAGAAAATTGAATCTCCTAGATATCAGTTCGGTGCACCTGTTATTGACGCTCCGCTGGATATTGGAGAGCAGAGCGTAGAGACTGGATTGCTGGAGTATTTGGTTGATCTGAGACTAATGAACGGCCTCAAAGCGATGGTGATCGACACCGATCGCTGCACGCGTTGTGATGACTGTGTGAAGGCATGTGCCAATACGCATGGTGGCACCCCAGTCTTCGAACGCGAAGGCCCACAATATGGAAAATGGATGTTTGCGCAGGCCTGCATGCACTGTGCAGATCCTGTGTGCATGATTGGCTGTCCAACCGGAGCCATTCACCGGGATAGCGAATCGGGTTTGGTACAGATCAATGACCAGACCTGCATCGGTTGCAAGAGTTGCGCGGAGAGTTGTCCCTATGAGAACATTCGGATGGTGATGTCGACGGACAAGATGGGGAGGGCGCAAGTCGATCGCAATACGGGGCTGCCCATCTTGCAGGCGTCGAAGTGTGATTTTTGCGTGGATTTAGGGAAGCAACCCTCCTGCCAAGCTGCTTGTCCTCACGACGCCCTTTTTCGGCTCGACATGAGTGATGTGAAGCAGGTCAATCAACGAATGGGCAGAAAGGCGGGATAA
- a CDS encoding DUF6655 family protein gives MRSASCHFQRLKLCVRWCAIVCIGLGCSGCGATKSYTATEQLLLSDAVDAAVSKIDFQPLSGQKVYLDTTYVKTQKSALLVDSDYVISSLRQQMVSAGVYLVEGREEATLIAEARMGALGLDGHSVTYGLPASNTLSAASSVLGGSAAIPALPEMSLARNERTAGAAKIAVFAYERETREPYWQSGVARSSSNAKDTWVLGVGPFQRGTIYKRTRFAGDLMTGETAAQDAVDVRKSASFAEYMSSHTFEKPPEPGEITHPDSDAVVNASVQSASAEVADAPSDSTSAEPTKKP, from the coding sequence ATGCGTTCCGCATCTTGCCATTTTCAACGCTTAAAACTCTGTGTGCGATGGTGCGCAATTGTTTGTATTGGTTTGGGATGTAGCGGCTGTGGAGCGACGAAGAGTTACACGGCAACCGAGCAACTACTGCTGAGTGATGCGGTGGATGCGGCGGTCTCGAAAATCGACTTTCAACCACTGTCGGGACAAAAGGTCTACTTGGACACCACGTACGTGAAGACTCAGAAGAGCGCGTTGTTGGTTGACTCGGATTACGTAATCAGCTCGTTGCGGCAGCAAATGGTCTCTGCGGGAGTGTATTTGGTGGAAGGGCGTGAGGAGGCGACGCTCATCGCCGAGGCGCGGATGGGGGCGTTGGGCTTGGATGGCCATTCGGTAACCTACGGATTACCCGCTAGCAATACTCTATCCGCGGCATCGAGCGTGTTGGGGGGGAGTGCTGCGATCCCTGCCCTTCCCGAGATGTCTTTGGCCCGCAATGAGCGGACGGCCGGTGCGGCCAAAATTGCCGTGTTTGCCTATGAGCGAGAGACACGCGAGCCCTATTGGCAGTCTGGCGTTGCGCGTTCGTCCAGCAATGCGAAGGATACCTGGGTTTTGGGAGTGGGGCCCTTTCAGCGCGGGACCATCTACAAGCGAACTCGCTTTGCGGGAGACTTGATGACCGGCGAGACCGCCGCGCAAGATGCTGTGGATGTTCGCAAGAGCGCGTCTTTTGCAGAATACATGAGCTCCCACACGTTTGAGAAGCCTCCCGAACCTGGTGAAATCACGCACCCCGACAGCGACGCTGTTGTGAATGCAAGCGTGCAGAGTGCATCGGCCGAGGTAGCCGATGCCCCATCCGACTCCACATCGGCGGAACCGACCAAGAAGCCGTAG